In one Flavobacteriales bacterium genomic region, the following are encoded:
- a CDS encoding DNA/RNA non-specific endonuclease yields MPKRYALLLCSLSYALATAAQDDLDQRLNRLMEHGARLREQQQALTARLDSTKLAIIRRDLLAKGLPKLEAGETLITHPGHLLVYSERHEQAKWVAHIASPDLITGSLARIDSFLPDPKVSTGTAVTADYWNSGYDRGHLVPSADMRWNGDALLATYYYSNISPQKPELNRGTWAELEDWGRRYVNFSKRRVFVVTGPVLREDLPTLQKADRKNEVSIPELFWKVIADLDGEQPKAIAFVMRNAAQEYPPISYAVPVDSVERLTGLDFFHALDDATEARIEAMREPQDWYAEGDPFFGEAEPLRAPLPKGMFNTVQAKYHIGKTATVCGTVVSTRKTAKAKAIYLNFDRMHPHQDFYATIWEYNGPNFSYDPETHFLQKKVCVTGKVTVFDDIPRISINNENEVMLYDEAVTGR; encoded by the coding sequence ATGCCGAAACGGTACGCCCTTCTTCTTTGCTCCCTTTCCTACGCACTGGCAACGGCAGCGCAGGACGACCTGGACCAGCGGCTCAACCGGCTGATGGAACATGGCGCACGGCTTCGCGAGCAGCAGCAGGCCCTCACCGCCAGGCTCGACTCGACCAAGCTGGCCATCATCCGGCGCGACCTGCTCGCCAAAGGCCTGCCGAAGCTCGAGGCCGGCGAGACCCTCATCACGCACCCGGGCCACCTGCTCGTGTACAGCGAACGGCACGAGCAGGCCAAATGGGTCGCGCACATCGCTTCGCCGGACCTCATCACCGGCAGCCTGGCCCGCATCGACTCATTCCTTCCCGATCCCAAGGTGAGCACGGGCACCGCGGTCACGGCCGATTACTGGAACAGCGGTTACGACCGCGGGCACCTGGTGCCGAGCGCCGATATGCGGTGGAACGGCGATGCCCTGCTGGCCACCTACTACTACAGCAACATCAGCCCGCAGAAGCCTGAGCTGAACCGCGGCACGTGGGCGGAGCTGGAGGATTGGGGGCGCCGCTACGTGAACTTCAGCAAGCGCCGGGTATTCGTGGTCACAGGCCCTGTGCTCCGGGAGGACCTGCCCACCCTGCAGAAAGCGGACAGGAAGAATGAGGTGAGCATCCCGGAGCTCTTCTGGAAGGTGATCGCCGACCTGGATGGCGAGCAGCCCAAGGCCATTGCCTTCGTGATGCGGAATGCCGCACAGGAATACCCGCCCATCAGCTACGCCGTCCCCGTGGACAGCGTGGAGCGCCTCACCGGCCTGGACTTCTTCCATGCGCTGGACGATGCCACGGAAGCGCGCATCGAGGCCATGCGCGAGCCGCAGGACTGGTATGCCGAGGGCGATCCCTTCTTCGGCGAGGCCGAGCCGTTGCGGGCACCGCTCCCCAAGGGCATGTTCAACACGGTGCAGGCGAAATACCACATCGGCAAGACGGCCACGGTATGCGGCACCGTGGTGAGCACCCGCAAGACCGCGAAGGCCAAGGCCATCTACCTCAACTTCGACCGGATGCACCCGCATCAGGACTTCTATGCCACCATCTGGGAGTACAACGGGCCCAATTTCAGCTACGACCCTGAGACCCATTTCCTTCAGAAGAAGGTCTGCGTAACGGGCAAGGTGACGGTGTTCGACGACATCCCCCGTATCAGCATCAACAACGAGAATGAAGTGATGCTCTACGACGAGGCCGTGACCGGGCGCTGA
- a CDS encoding acyl transferase, with translation MPPAVPQPSPTLFREQVLAVRTAEEFNAAALGLFRLHASSNPVYRGFLEGLGQDPAEVREVAGIPFLPITAFRRHTVLLEGLKPTITFTSSGTTASVTSRHPVPWPDLYERSFMASFTAAYGPPQGWRILALLPSYLERSGSSLVHMAERLIAATGDALSGTYLYRYDELAEALRRSEAEGRPTLLLGVTFALLDLAEHHPMPLRHTVIMETGGMKGRRPELVREELHRILREAFGVPAIHSEYGMTELLSQAWSGGEGVYRCPPWMRVRIREVNDPFATVPDGRTGGLDIIDLANVASCPFISTQDLGRRHQDGAFEVLGRFDNSDARGCNLLLEV, from the coding sequence ATGCCGCCAGCGGTGCCACAGCCCAGCCCCACCCTCTTCCGGGAGCAGGTCCTGGCCGTCCGCACCGCTGAGGAGTTCAACGCCGCCGCCCTTGGATTATTCCGTCTGCATGCCTCCTCGAACCCTGTGTACCGGGGATTCCTTGAAGGACTGGGGCAGGACCCGGCCGAGGTGCGCGAGGTGGCTGGCATCCCGTTCCTCCCCATCACGGCGTTCCGCCGGCATACCGTGCTGCTTGAGGGGCTCAAGCCCACGATCACGTTCACCAGCAGCGGCACCACCGCCTCCGTCACCAGCCGGCACCCCGTGCCCTGGCCGGACCTCTACGAGCGGTCCTTCATGGCTTCCTTCACTGCTGCCTATGGCCCGCCTCAGGGTTGGCGCATACTGGCGCTGCTGCCCTCCTACCTCGAGCGCTCGGGCAGCTCTTTGGTCCATATGGCTGAGCGCCTCATCGCGGCCACGGGCGATGCGCTCAGCGGCACCTACCTCTACCGGTACGACGAGCTGGCGGAGGCGCTCCGCCGCTCGGAGGCAGAAGGCCGGCCCACCCTGCTGCTCGGCGTCACCTTCGCCCTCCTCGACCTGGCCGAGCACCATCCGATGCCGCTGCGCCATACCGTGATCATGGAGACGGGCGGCATGAAAGGGCGCCGGCCCGAATTGGTGCGGGAGGAGCTGCACCGGATACTGCGTGAGGCCTTCGGGGTGCCGGCCATCCACAGCGAGTACGGCATGACGGAACTGCTCTCGCAGGCCTGGAGCGGCGGGGAGGGCGTATACCGGTGCCCGCCGTGGATGCGGGTACGCATACGCGAGGTGAACGACCCGTTCGCTACGGTGCCGGACGGCCGAACGGGAGGCCTCGACATCATCGACCTCGCCAACGTGGCCAGTTGCCCCTTCATCAGCACGCAAGACCTGGGGCGCAGGCACCAGGACGGGGCCTTCGAGGTGCTGGGCCGCTTCGACAACAGCGATGCGCGGGGGTGCAACCTGCTCCTTGAGGTCTAG
- a CDS encoding NAD-dependent epimerase/dehydratase family protein, with amino-acid sequence MDLVTGATGIVGTHVLLELLRAGRPVRALHRADSDRGIVQRVFRHYGHEGLAGRIEWAQGDLQDVDALRDALQGITHVYHAAAVVSFDPRHARSMYAVNAGGTANLVDMALEAGVCRLCHVSSTAAIGSAGAGAVRDESMPWADVAGTSDYSRSKHLAEMEVQRGIAEGLDAVIVNPSVIIGPGAPGRSSMALLTRLRKGTRFYTRGTNAFVDARDVAACMVALIERGSCGERYLIPGENATYRSLFEAACRAFGNPAPTWEAKAWMLHLAWRAERLRSLLTGSSPLVTRTAVASALARRSYSGAKAAELLGYRFRALEESVANAASFAAAAS; translated from the coding sequence ATGGATCTCGTAACCGGCGCCACCGGCATCGTGGGCACGCATGTGCTCCTCGAGCTCCTCCGTGCCGGGAGGCCGGTGCGTGCGCTGCACCGCGCCGACAGCGATCGGGGAATCGTGCAGCGGGTCTTCCGCCACTATGGCCACGAGGGGTTGGCCGGCCGCATCGAATGGGCCCAAGGCGACCTTCAGGATGTCGACGCACTGCGCGATGCGCTACAGGGCATCACGCACGTCTATCATGCCGCAGCGGTCGTGAGCTTCGACCCGCGCCACGCACGGTCGATGTATGCGGTGAACGCGGGGGGAACTGCGAATCTCGTGGACATGGCCCTGGAGGCGGGTGTGTGCAGGCTGTGCCACGTAAGCTCCACCGCAGCCATCGGGTCCGCCGGCGCCGGTGCGGTGCGGGATGAGTCGATGCCCTGGGCCGACGTGGCGGGGACATCGGACTACTCCCGCAGCAAGCATCTGGCGGAAATGGAGGTGCAGCGCGGCATCGCGGAAGGGCTTGATGCAGTGATCGTGAACCCGAGCGTGATCATCGGGCCCGGTGCCCCGGGCCGCAGCAGCATGGCGCTCCTCACCCGGCTCCGCAAGGGAACACGCTTCTACACGCGGGGCACCAATGCATTCGTCGATGCCCGCGACGTGGCGGCATGCATGGTGGCCCTCATTGAGCGCGGCTCCTGCGGCGAACGCTACCTGATCCCCGGCGAGAACGCCACCTACCGCAGCCTGTTCGAGGCCGCCTGCCGCGCATTCGGGAACCCGGCGCCTACCTGGGAGGCGAAGGCATGGATGCTCCATCTGGCCTGGAGGGCGGAACGGCTGCGCAGCCTGCTCACGGGCTCCTCTCCCTTGGTCACCCGCACCGCCGTTGCCAGCGCCCTTGCGCGCCGCTCGTACAGCGGCGCTAAGGCTGCGGAGCTCCTGGGCTACCGGTTCAGGGCCTTGGAGGAGTCCGTGGCCAACGCGGCATCCTTCGCCGCCGCTGCATCGTGA
- a CDS encoding MGMT family protein — MGANGKAPRKQLRAGAVQQRDFFADVMDVVRRIPCGRVTSYGAIAKYLGAARSARIVGYCMNNSHTVKPPVPAHRVVNSAGILTGKHHFGPDDRMQKLLEGEGVRVKDDQVVDFAARFWDPVTELRL, encoded by the coding sequence ATGGGCGCGAACGGCAAAGCACCTAGGAAGCAGCTGCGAGCGGGGGCGGTCCAGCAGCGTGACTTCTTCGCTGATGTGATGGATGTGGTGCGCCGGATCCCGTGCGGGCGGGTGACGAGCTATGGCGCGATCGCCAAGTACCTTGGTGCGGCACGGTCGGCCCGTATCGTCGGGTATTGCATGAATAACAGCCACACCGTGAAGCCGCCCGTACCGGCGCATCGCGTGGTGAACAGCGCGGGCATCCTCACCGGCAAGCACCACTTCGGCCCGGATGACCGCATGCAGAAGCTGCTGGAGGGGGAAGGCGTGCGTGTGAAGGACGACCAAGTGGTGGACTTCGCAGCCCGGTTCTGGGATCCGGTGACCGAGCTTCGGCTCTGA
- a CDS encoding Na/Pi cotransporter family protein — MRFGLIEFLTLAGSLGLFIYGMKVMSEGLQKVAGRRMRNVLASMTANRLRGVLTGLVSTGVIQSSSAATVMVVGFVNAGLLSVRQAISVIMGANIGTTLKAVLFSWAVFADVSITKLAIPIIGIAFPLLFMRAPRARAGAEFLLGAALLFLGIEFLKQSVPAPSPEALRFLHGLSDRGMLSVVLFVLIGAALAAVIQSSSASIALTLVLCENGTIGYDMAAALVLGENIGTTVTANIAALVASAWAKRTARAHLLFNLIGVAWALLLFRPYLDLIDRYVAATFGASPYYDHASIMWALTALHISFNVTNTLLLVGFVPLLERIVTWMVPARTQLDEEYRLEYLDADIPLSPEVSLIEARREIARFGRVTHEMLGMTRELLTARESVQRDRLMQRMARYEQLTDRIEVEVGKYLTKTSTEARNEEVTQRIRGMLSIVGDLERVGDIFFQMSKAMERKLDDRVWFTPEQRQDLSGMLDLLDQAFEVMHRNLDADQDLVRLDEAVEAEQRINALRDQLRHKHWKSIEEGDYNVRSGLVYHDLFSSCEKVGDHLINVSEALAGEM; from the coding sequence ATGCGCTTCGGGCTGATCGAGTTCCTTACCCTCGCTGGGTCGCTGGGCCTCTTCATCTATGGGATGAAGGTGATGAGCGAAGGCCTCCAGAAAGTAGCGGGGCGCCGCATGCGCAACGTGCTGGCCAGCATGACGGCCAACCGCTTGCGGGGCGTCCTCACGGGCTTGGTGAGCACCGGGGTGATCCAGAGCAGCAGCGCGGCCACCGTGATGGTGGTCGGCTTCGTGAACGCCGGATTGCTTTCGGTGCGTCAGGCGATCAGCGTGATCATGGGCGCCAACATCGGCACCACCTTGAAGGCCGTGCTGTTCAGCTGGGCGGTGTTCGCCGATGTGAGCATCACCAAGCTGGCCATCCCCATCATCGGCATCGCCTTCCCGCTGCTGTTCATGAGGGCGCCTCGGGCCCGAGCAGGCGCCGAATTCCTGCTAGGCGCAGCCCTGCTCTTCCTCGGCATCGAGTTCCTCAAGCAGTCGGTCCCCGCCCCCTCGCCGGAGGCGCTGCGCTTCCTCCATGGGCTCAGCGACCGGGGCATGCTCTCCGTGGTGCTGTTCGTGCTCATCGGCGCCGCGCTGGCGGCGGTCATCCAGTCCTCGAGCGCCTCCATCGCACTCACCCTGGTGCTCTGCGAGAACGGGACCATCGGCTATGACATGGCCGCAGCGCTGGTGCTGGGCGAGAACATCGGCACCACGGTAACGGCGAACATCGCCGCCCTTGTGGCCAGTGCATGGGCCAAGCGCACGGCACGCGCCCACCTGCTGTTCAACCTCATCGGCGTGGCCTGGGCGCTGCTCCTGTTCAGGCCATACCTCGACCTCATCGACCGCTACGTGGCAGCCACCTTCGGCGCCTCGCCCTATTACGACCATGCCTCGATCATGTGGGCGCTCACCGCGCTCCACATCAGCTTCAATGTGACCAACACCCTGCTGCTGGTCGGATTCGTGCCCCTGCTTGAGCGCATCGTTACATGGATGGTGCCCGCCCGCACCCAGCTGGATGAGGAATACCGGCTGGAATACCTCGATGCTGACATCCCCCTCTCCCCCGAGGTCTCCCTCATCGAGGCACGTCGTGAGATCGCCCGATTCGGCCGTGTCACCCATGAGATGCTGGGCATGACGCGCGAACTGCTCACCGCGCGCGAGAGCGTGCAGCGCGACCGGCTCATGCAGCGCATGGCCCGATACGAGCAGCTCACCGACCGCATCGAGGTGGAGGTGGGCAAGTACCTTACCAAGACCAGTACCGAGGCGCGCAACGAGGAGGTCACCCAGCGCATCCGCGGCATGCTCAGCATCGTGGGCGACCTGGAGCGCGTGGGCGACATCTTCTTCCAGATGAGCAAGGCCATGGAGCGCAAGCTCGATGACCGCGTCTGGTTCACACCGGAGCAGCGGCAGGACCTCTCCGGCATGCTCGACCTGCTGGACCAGGCCTTCGAGGTGATGCACCGCAACCTGGATGCGGACCAGGACCTCGTGCGGCTGGATGAGGCCGTGGAGGCCGAGCAGCGCATCAATGCCTTGCGCGACCAACTGAGGCACAAGCATTGGAAGAGCATCGAGGAGGGCGACTACAACGTTCGCAGCGGCCTCGTCTACCACGATCTGTTCAGCAGCTGCGAGAAGGTGGGCGACCACCTGATCAACGTCTCCGAGGCGCTCGCCGGCGAGATGTGA
- a CDS encoding DUF4296 domain-containing protein has translation MRPVAILLLLLACGCRPADPVPEEVLPRERFVGIMVDMTLVEARLNQEIAMMQPATSDPDSCYAEVFAEHGIDSAAFRRSFDHYAARPEAMQAVYEAVVERLRVMKDERLHDAAAAKDAALATDSSKALNR, from the coding sequence ATGAGGCCCGTTGCCATTCTGCTGCTCCTGCTCGCGTGCGGCTGCCGCCCTGCAGACCCCGTGCCGGAAGAGGTACTGCCCCGGGAGCGGTTCGTGGGCATCATGGTCGACATGACGCTGGTGGAGGCGCGGCTGAATCAGGAGATCGCCATGATGCAGCCAGCGACCTCGGATCCGGATAGCTGCTATGCCGAGGTATTCGCGGAGCATGGCATCGACAGCGCGGCATTCCGCAGGAGCTTCGACCACTATGCCGCCCGGCCGGAGGCGATGCAGGCGGTGTATGAAGCTGTTGTGGAGCGGCTGCGGGTGATGAAGGACGAGCGCCTTCACGATGCAGCGGCGGCGAAGGATGCCGCGTTGGCCACGGACTCCTCCAAGGCCCTGAACCGGTAG
- a CDS encoding glycosyltransferase, producing MFNGARILVAPLDWGLGHASRCVPIIRRLVELGAQPVIGADKGPLELLRREFPDLEHVVLPGVEIRYGRGPSQLWSMARQFPAMVRSVHAERALFERLRPELRLNAVISDQRFGIRSPDLHSVLITHQVFPYTPFAQRALRRVNRLHISRFNRCWVMDEPEAPGLAGELSHGRPWPGNARYIGTVSRLQREGPAEGPYDTVAVISGPEPQRTLLEHRLISQLSSLPGRHLLVLGLPGLDRQEQVGTLAIRAHLDGAALGAALRGARLIISRSGYTTLMDLAALGRSALVVPTPGQLEQEYLGELHRRTGRFVVQVQEALDVRRALREALPPRAEPVSAHAPLLESALEELAAALC from the coding sequence ATGTTCAACGGAGCCCGCATCCTGGTTGCACCGCTCGACTGGGGCCTGGGCCACGCATCGCGGTGCGTGCCGATCATCCGCAGGCTGGTCGAACTCGGCGCGCAACCGGTGATCGGGGCCGACAAGGGCCCGCTGGAGCTGCTCCGCCGGGAATTCCCTGACCTGGAGCATGTGGTGCTGCCCGGTGTCGAGATTCGCTACGGCCGCGGCCCCAGCCAGCTATGGAGCATGGCCCGCCAGTTCCCGGCCATGGTGCGGAGCGTGCACGCCGAGCGGGCGCTCTTCGAACGGCTCCGGCCGGAACTGCGGCTGAACGCGGTGATCAGCGACCAGCGGTTCGGCATCCGCAGCCCCGACCTCCACAGTGTGCTCATCACGCACCAGGTCTTCCCGTACACGCCCTTCGCGCAACGCGCCTTGCGCCGGGTGAATCGCCTGCACATCAGCCGCTTCAACCGCTGCTGGGTGATGGATGAACCGGAAGCGCCGGGGCTGGCCGGCGAACTCTCCCATGGACGCCCGTGGCCTGGCAATGCGCGATACATCGGAACAGTGAGCCGGCTGCAGCGGGAAGGGCCTGCGGAGGGCCCTTATGATACGGTAGCGGTGATCAGCGGCCCGGAGCCCCAGCGCACGCTCCTCGAGCACCGGCTCATCAGCCAACTGTCCTCACTTCCCGGCCGCCACCTCCTCGTGCTCGGGCTGCCTGGCTTGGACCGCCAGGAACAGGTGGGGACGCTGGCCATCCGTGCCCATCTCGATGGGGCTGCGCTCGGTGCGGCCCTGCGCGGGGCCCGCCTTATCATCTCGCGGAGCGGCTACACCACCCTGATGGACCTCGCGGCCTTGGGACGCTCGGCTCTCGTTGTGCCCACTCCCGGTCAGCTGGAGCAGGAATACCTGGGTGAGCTGCATCGCCGCACCGGGCGTTTCGTGGTGCAGGTGCAGGAAGCGCTCGACGTGCGCCGCGCGCTCCGCGAAGCGCTGCCACCCCGAGCTGAGCCGGTGAGCGCGCACGCACCGCTTCTGGAAAGCGCCTTGGAAGAGCTGGCGGCCGCCCTCTGCTGA
- a CDS encoding ATP-binding protein, with product MPARTVMGQLTPRQIALLASMAVAAIGGLLAGMGADIAGSSLAPWWPFLCALAILGVAYATFSFGIERFVHGRIKTLYRTVHDLRRGRPAPERTAAGDELSRVNAEVAEWASERRTEIRELQEREKFRREFIGNLAHELKTPIFNIQGYILTLLEGGLEDEKVNRDFLERASNGVDRLMKIVEDLDMISKLESGVMDLRLAVVDLHEVVRDAIESLELQSASKGVKLVNGVERGTPVRVDRDRLMQVLVNLFTNAINYGREGGGCHVSSYLLGDQVAVEVADDGIGISPEHLPRLFERFYRVGKSRARNEGGSGLGLAIVKHIIDAHGQSITVKSVEGKGTTFTFTLQRPD from the coding sequence GTGCCGGCACGCACCGTCATGGGCCAACTCACCCCACGCCAGATCGCATTGCTCGCCTCCATGGCGGTGGCGGCCATCGGTGGCCTGCTGGCTGGCATGGGCGCCGACATCGCCGGTTCATCCCTGGCGCCCTGGTGGCCGTTCCTGTGCGCGCTGGCCATCCTCGGGGTGGCATACGCAACGTTCTCATTCGGCATCGAGCGTTTCGTGCATGGGCGGATCAAGACGCTCTATCGCACCGTTCACGATCTGCGGCGCGGGAGGCCTGCGCCGGAGCGGACCGCTGCGGGCGATGAGCTCAGCAGGGTGAATGCGGAGGTGGCGGAATGGGCCAGCGAGCGGCGCACGGAGATCCGCGAGCTGCAGGAACGCGAGAAGTTCCGCCGCGAATTCATAGGCAACCTGGCCCATGAGCTGAAGACGCCCATCTTCAACATCCAAGGCTACATCCTTACGCTGCTGGAAGGCGGGCTGGAGGACGAGAAGGTGAACCGCGACTTCCTGGAGCGCGCCTCCAACGGAGTCGACCGCCTGATGAAGATCGTGGAGGACCTGGACATGATCTCGAAGCTCGAGAGCGGCGTTATGGACCTCCGGCTTGCGGTGGTGGACCTCCATGAGGTGGTGCGCGACGCCATCGAATCCCTTGAACTGCAGAGCGCATCCAAAGGGGTGAAGCTGGTCAACGGCGTGGAGCGCGGCACACCTGTGCGGGTGGATCGCGATCGGCTGATGCAGGTGCTGGTGAACCTGTTCACGAATGCCATCAACTACGGCCGTGAGGGGGGGGGCTGCCACGTTTCAAGCTACCTGCTCGGCGACCAGGTGGCCGTGGAGGTGGCGGACGATGGCATCGGCATCAGCCCCGAGCACCTTCCGCGGCTGTTCGAGCGCTTCTACAGAGTGGGCAAGAGCCGCGCCCGGAACGAGGGCGGCTCGGGACTGGGCCTGGCCATCGTCAAGCACATCATCGATGCCCATGGGCAGAGCATCACGGTGAAAAGCGTGGAGGGCAAGGGCACCACATTCACCTTCACGCTGCAGCGTCCCGATTGA
- the trmB gene encoding tRNA (guanosine(46)-N7)-methyltransferase TrmB: protein MGKNKLARFAENLTFEHVVQPAFEELVQGSFPLKGRWNADFFQREAPLVLELGCGRGEYTLGLARLNPERCYIGVDIKGARIWRGARNAREEGLSNVGFLRTHVDHVTRCFGPQEVDEVWLTFSDPQLGKPRKRLTSPIFLARYKEILKPGGLVHLKTDSPVLYEYTLEMIEEQGLRIHEHSADIYADLMHRASPEEQAVLGIRTYYESMWLEEGRTIHYVRFSLD from the coding sequence ATGGGTAAGAACAAACTGGCTCGCTTCGCCGAGAACCTCACCTTCGAGCATGTGGTGCAGCCCGCGTTCGAGGAGCTCGTGCAGGGCAGCTTCCCGCTGAAAGGCCGCTGGAACGCTGATTTCTTCCAGCGCGAGGCGCCCTTGGTGCTCGAACTGGGCTGCGGGCGCGGCGAATACACCCTGGGCCTGGCTCGGCTGAATCCGGAGCGGTGCTACATCGGGGTGGACATCAAAGGCGCACGCATCTGGCGCGGTGCCCGGAATGCGCGGGAGGAAGGCCTGAGCAACGTGGGTTTCCTGCGCACCCATGTTGACCATGTCACGCGGTGCTTCGGTCCGCAGGAGGTGGATGAGGTCTGGCTCACCTTCAGCGACCCGCAGCTGGGCAAGCCCCGCAAGCGCCTCACCAGCCCGATCTTCCTTGCGCGCTACAAGGAGATCCTGAAGCCCGGGGGACTGGTGCACCTGAAGACCGACAGCCCGGTGCTGTACGAATACACGCTGGAGATGATCGAAGAGCAGGGTTTGCGCATCCATGAGCATAGCGCCGACATCTATGCCGACCTCATGCATCGCGCATCGCCTGAGGAACAGGCTGTCCTGGGCATCCGGACCTACTACGAGAGCATGTGGCTGGAGGAAGGCCGTACGATCCATTACGTCCGGTTCTCGCTGGACTGA
- the tyrS gene encoding tyrosine--tRNA ligase produces MRNYIEELRWRGLLHDSMPGAEEQLSKGPQRGYIGFDPTADSLHVGNMVQIMMLVHFQRCGNTPIALVGGATGMVGDPSGKSAERNLLDEDALRHNQACVQAQLERFIDFSGPNAAELVNNYDWFKDMGFLRFIREVGKHITVNYMMSKDSVKSRLETGISFTEFSYQLVQGYDFYWLWKHKGVRFQMGGSDQWGNITTGTELIRRMGGEEAVSNPAFAITTPLLTKADGSKFGKSEGGNIWLDAKRTSPYRFYQFWLNTADAESEKCLRIFTTWEQERVEALIAEHAKAPHQRALQRALAEEITSRVHGREELKAAQQASEILFGNATADALDRLTDRQWLEVFEGVPQAEVPRERLMGAAITDLLTELTGFLPSKGEAKRALKEGSISVNRQKVEEAWTADADRRFLLLQRGKKNYFLVKVAG; encoded by the coding sequence ATGAGGAACTATATCGAGGAACTGCGCTGGCGAGGCCTGCTGCATGACAGCATGCCCGGCGCCGAGGAGCAATTGTCCAAGGGCCCCCAGCGCGGCTACATCGGCTTCGACCCCACGGCGGACAGCCTCCATGTGGGCAACATGGTACAGATCATGATGCTGGTGCACTTCCAGCGCTGCGGCAACACGCCCATCGCGCTGGTCGGCGGCGCCACTGGCATGGTGGGCGATCCCAGCGGCAAGAGCGCCGAGCGCAACCTGCTCGACGAGGATGCGCTGCGCCATAACCAGGCTTGCGTGCAGGCGCAGCTCGAGCGCTTCATCGATTTCAGCGGCCCGAACGCGGCCGAGCTCGTGAACAACTACGACTGGTTCAAGGACATGGGCTTCCTGCGCTTCATCCGTGAGGTGGGCAAGCACATCACCGTGAACTACATGATGTCGAAGGACAGCGTGAAGAGCCGCTTGGAGACGGGCATCAGCTTCACCGAGTTCAGCTATCAGCTGGTGCAGGGTTACGACTTCTACTGGCTCTGGAAGCACAAGGGCGTGCGCTTCCAGATGGGGGGCAGCGACCAGTGGGGCAACATCACCACCGGTACGGAGCTCATCCGGCGCATGGGGGGAGAGGAGGCCGTCAGCAACCCTGCCTTCGCCATCACCACGCCGCTGCTCACCAAGGCCGATGGCAGCAAATTCGGCAAGAGCGAGGGCGGCAACATCTGGCTCGATGCGAAGCGCACCTCGCCTTACAGGTTCTACCAGTTCTGGCTCAATACTGCCGACGCGGAGTCGGAGAAGTGCCTGCGGATCTTCACCACCTGGGAGCAGGAGCGGGTGGAGGCCCTGATTGCCGAGCATGCCAAGGCGCCGCACCAGCGGGCCTTGCAGAGGGCGCTGGCGGAGGAGATCACGAGCCGGGTCCATGGCCGGGAAGAGCTGAAGGCTGCGCAGCAGGCGAGCGAGATCCTCTTCGGCAATGCCACGGCCGATGCGTTGGACCGCCTCACGGACCGGCAATGGCTCGAGGTGTTTGAGGGGGTGCCGCAGGCCGAGGTTCCGCGCGAGCGCCTCATGGGCGCCGCAATCACCGATCTGCTCACGGAGCTGACGGGCTTCCTTCCCAGCAAGGGCGAAGCGAAGCGTGCCTTGAAGGAAGGCAGCATCAGCGTGAATCGCCAGAAGGTGGAGGAGGCGTGGACTGCGGATGCCGATCGGCGTTTCCTCCTGCTGCAACGGGGCAAGAAGAACTACTTCCTGGTGAAGGTGGCGGGCTAG